The Apodemus sylvaticus chromosome 17, mApoSyl1.1, whole genome shotgun sequence genome contains a region encoding:
- the Septin3 gene encoding neuronal-specific septin-3 isoform X5, protein MSKGLPEARTDAAMSELVPEPRPKPAVPMKPVSINSNLLGYIGIDTIIEQMRKKTMKTGFDFNIMVVGQSGLGKSTLVNTLFKSQVSRKASGWSREEKIPKTVEIKAIGHVIEEGGVKMKLTVIDTPGFGDQINNENCWEPIEKYINEQYEKFLKEEVNIARKKRIPDTRVHCCLYFISPTGHSLRPLDLEFMKHLSKVVNIIPVIAKADTMTLEEKSEFKQRVRKELEVNGIEFYPQKEFDEDLEDKTENDKIRQESMPFAVVGSDKEYQVNGKRVLGRKTPWGIIEVENLNHCEFALLRDFVIRTHLQDLKEVTHNIHYETYRAKRLNDNGGLPPGEGLLGTVLPPVPATPCPTAE, encoded by the exons GGCTCCCAGAGGCTAGGACGGACGCAGCCATGTCAGAGCTGGTACCCGAGCCCAGGCCTAAGCCGGCAGTGCCCATGAAACCGGTCAGCATCAACTCCAACCTGCTAGGCTACATTGGCATTGACACCATTATCGAACAGATGCGCAAGAAGACCATGAAGACTGGCTTTGACTTCAACATCATGGTCGTTG GCCAGAGTGGACTGGGCAAGTCAACGCTGGTCAACACGCTCTTCAAGTCCCAAGTGAGCCGAAAGGCCTCCGGCTGGAGTCGGGAGGAAAAGATCCCGAAGACAGTGGAGATCAAAGCGATTGGGCACG TGATAGAGGAAGGTGGGGTCAAAATGAAACTAACGGTCATCGACACGCCAGGCTTCGGAGACCAGATCAACAATGAAAACTG CTGGGAGCCCATTGAGAAATACATCAATGAGCAGTACGAAAAGTTTCTGAAAGAGGAGGTGAACATTGCTAGGAAGAAGCGCATCCCTGACACCCGTGTGCACTGCTGCCTCTACTTCATCTCCCCGACGGGACACTC CTTACGACCACTCGATCTTGAGTTCATGAAACACCTCAGCAAAGTGGTGAACATCATTCCTGTCATTGCCAAGGCTGACACCATGACCCTGGAGGAGAAGTCTGAATTCAAGCAGAGG GTTCGCAAAGAGCTTGAAGTTAACGGCATTGAGTTCTACCCTCAGAAGGAGTTTGACGAGGATTTGGAGGACAAGACAGAGAATGACAAAATCCGG CAGGAGAGCATGCCCTTCGCTGTGGTGGGGAGTGACAAGGAGTACCAAGTGAACGGCAAGAGGGTCCTCGGGAGGAAAACGCCCTGGGGGATCATCGAAG TGGAAAACCTCAACCACTGTGAGTTTGCCCTGCTCCGAGACTTCGTCATCAG GACTCACCTCCAGGACCTCAAAGAAGTGACACACAATATCCACTATGAGACTTACAGGGCCAAGAGGCTCAATGACAATGGAGGCCTCCCTCCG